Proteins found in one Salvia splendens isolate huo1 chromosome 10, SspV2, whole genome shotgun sequence genomic segment:
- the LOC121751984 gene encoding thioredoxin H2-like → MGGIFSSIVGGEADSAVESSEPSRVTAFHSSQRWQLHFDASKKLNKLMVVDFTATWCGPCRFMAPAFEAMSAKYTDVDFVKIDVDELADVAREFAVQAMPTFVLLKQGKEVDRVVGAKKDELENKIGKHREAPKFAA, encoded by the exons ATGGGTGGTATATTTTCTTCGATTGTAGGCGGAGAGGCAGATTCCGCCGTGGAATCGTCTGAACCGTCGCGCGTCACCGCCTTTCACTCGTCTCAGCGCTGGCAGCTCCATTTCGATGCCtctaagaaattaaataaactg ATGGTGGTGGATTTCACTGCGACATGGTGCGGGCCGTGCAGGTTCATGGCGCCGGCCTTCGAAGCGATGTCCGCCAAATACACCGACGTTGACTTCGTCAAAATTGATGTCGATGAACTCGCT GacgtggcaagggagttcgcaGTGCAGGCGATGCCAACGTTCGTGTTGCTAAAGCAGGGGAAAGAGGTGGATAGGGTCGTCGGAGCAAAGAAGGATGAGCTTGAGAATAAAATTGGGAAGCACAGGGAAGCTCCTAAATTTGCTGCATAA
- the LOC121752699 gene encoding probable inactive purple acid phosphatase 29, with amino-acid sequence MRVIDVVVELDLRQASSCSDLNTTSFIRRLILAEKPNLIVFTGDNIFGFDASDAVKSMNQAFGPAVNSGIPWAAVLGNHDQESTLSREGVMTHIVGMENTLSQLNPGGAHVVDGMKLAFSLSIFGRSLNL; translated from the exons ATGAGAGTTATTGACGTCGTCGTGGAATTGGAT CTCCGCCAGGCCTCCAGCTGCTCCGATCTCAACACCACCTCCTTCATCCGCCGCTTGATCCTCGCCGAGAAGCCGAATCTCATCGTCTTCACCG GGGATAACATATTCGGATTCGATGCGAGCGACGCGGTGAAGTCAATGAACCAGGCGTTTGGTCCTGCAGTTAACTCCGGCATCCCGTGGGCGGCGGTGCTGGGGAATCACGACCAGGAGTCGACTCTGTCGAGGGAAGGTGTGATGACGCATATAGTGGGGATGGAGAACACGCTGTCACAGCTGAATCCAGGCGGAGCTCACGTCGTCGATGGAATGAAATTGGCTTTTTCCCTCTCTATTTTTGGGAGGAGTTTGAATTTGTGA